Proteins encoded by one window of Campylobacter concisus:
- a CDS encoding pyridoxamine kinase, whose translation MKRILTIQDISCVGKCSLTVALPIISAQGIEACILPTALLSTHTGFKNFTFRDLTDEFDAITRVWHKENIAFDGIYTGFLGSFSQLELIEKIFNEFNDSTSLILVDPCMGDNGKLYHGFDEKFVMKMRELCTKAHVITPNITEASFMCGMPFLGSDYKQDYILELLEGLASFGVRKIVLKGIRYKQNECGIIAYDTKTKEKVEYFHEFLPFHTSGTGDIFASVLFGSLVNGESMQNAIKKAANFVLSSIKITLKDKSRTWYGVQFEKILGTLAK comes from the coding sequence ATGAAAAGAATCCTTACAATACAAGATATCTCGTGCGTTGGTAAATGTTCCCTTACCGTTGCACTTCCAATAATTAGCGCTCAAGGCATTGAGGCGTGCATATTGCCTACTGCGCTACTTTCGACTCATACTGGCTTTAAAAATTTCACATTTCGTGATCTGACTGATGAATTTGACGCAATAACACGAGTATGGCACAAAGAAAATATCGCATTTGATGGAATTTATACCGGATTTTTAGGTAGCTTTAGTCAGCTTGAGCTGATAGAGAAAATTTTTAATGAGTTTAATGACTCTACTTCACTAATACTTGTAGATCCTTGCATGGGCGACAATGGCAAGCTCTACCATGGATTTGATGAAAAATTTGTTATGAAAATGCGTGAGCTTTGCACAAAGGCTCACGTCATCACGCCAAATATAACTGAAGCAAGCTTTATGTGCGGGATGCCGTTTTTAGGCAGTGACTATAAGCAAGATTATATTTTAGAGTTGCTTGAAGGCTTAGCTAGCTTTGGAGTTAGAAAGATTGTGCTAAAGGGCATTAGATACAAGCAAAATGAATGTGGCATCATAGCTTACGACACAAAGACAAAAGAGAAGGTAGAGTATTTTCACGAATTTTTGCCATTTCACACGAGTGGAACTGGAGATATATTTGCTTCTGTGCTTTTTGGCTCGCTAGTAAATGGCGAAAGCATGCAAAATGCCATCAAAAAGGCAGCAAACTTTGTGCTTAGCAGCATTAAAATCACGCTAAAAGATAAGAGCCGCACATGGTATGG
- a CDS encoding radical SAM protein — protein MSLGIDLSPKQKSCNFDCVYCELSGAKPVEVIENPPSVDEIINDLKEALKTHQNIDVITLTANGEPTLYPYLKELIAKVNELKGSAKTLILSNGSGVRDQKICEALQGLDIVKFSLDSAVQSTFKKIDRNKSGIEVNELIKAMAKFRKEFTGELVLEILVVAGFNDKKSEFEALNVAINEIAPHRVDIGTIDRPPAYNVKSVDAKKLEELAKQISGVPVNIAKAHKIEQKYNFSEEEILEMLRRRPQTIANVEENFSEHSKQILNKLLQQDVVYLADVAGVKFYKLRA, from the coding sequence CATGTAATTTTGACTGTGTTTATTGTGAGCTAAGTGGCGCAAAGCCGGTTGAAGTGATAGAAAATCCGCCAAGCGTTGATGAGATCATAAACGATTTAAAAGAAGCATTAAAAACTCATCAAAACATCGATGTCATCACACTTACGGCAAATGGCGAACCAACTCTTTACCCGTACTTAAAAGAGCTGATAGCAAAAGTAAATGAGCTAAAAGGTAGTGCAAAAACACTTATTCTAAGCAATGGCTCAGGTGTAAGAGATCAAAAAATTTGTGAAGCCTTGCAAGGGCTTGATATAGTGAAATTTAGCCTTGATAGCGCGGTGCAAAGCACTTTTAAAAAGATAGACCGCAATAAAAGTGGTATAGAAGTAAATGAACTTATAAAAGCAATGGCTAAATTTCGCAAGGAATTTACTGGCGAGCTTGTGCTTGAAATTTTAGTCGTGGCTGGATTTAACGACAAAAAAAGTGAGTTTGAAGCACTTAATGTGGCGATAAATGAGATAGCTCCGCACCGAGTGGATATTGGCACGATAGATCGTCCACCAGCTTATAATGTAAAGAGTGTAGATGCCAAAAAACTAGAGGAGCTAGCCAAGCAGATAAGTGGTGTACCGGTTAATATAGCTAAAGCTCACAAAATAGAGCAAAAGTATAACTTTAGTGAGGAAGAAATTTTAGAAATGCTAAGGCGTCGTCCGCAAACTATCGCAAATGTTGAAGAAAATTTCTCAGAGCACTCAAAGCAAATTTTAAACAAGCTCTTGCAACAAGATGTGGTTTATCTAGCCGATGTTGCTGGGGTAAAATTTTACAAACTAAGAGCATAA